One stretch of Amycolatopsis sp. NBC_00345 DNA includes these proteins:
- a CDS encoding CGNR zinc finger domain-containing protein, giving the protein MRVEFPDFRLGSVLATSFTGTLSERHGDAVERIPTPRRLVDWLAVSGLAVDSCTAAQLDLARELRESIHAAATAAASQDALPASAVQVINDRSAQGRPAAVLTPEGERRWRLSSASSVEDALSVIAADAISIIAGERDGKLALCASPTCQAAFFDTSQSRTRKWCDMNTCGNRQKKARFNANRRKDPGSAE; this is encoded by the coding sequence ATGCGTGTCGAGTTCCCTGACTTTCGCCTGGGTAGCGTGCTGGCGACCAGCTTCACGGGGACTCTGTCGGAGCGACATGGCGACGCGGTGGAGCGCATTCCCACGCCGCGCCGGCTCGTCGACTGGCTGGCGGTGAGCGGCCTCGCCGTGGACTCGTGCACCGCTGCCCAGCTCGACCTCGCTCGGGAGCTGAGGGAGTCGATCCACGCCGCCGCGACCGCGGCCGCGAGCCAGGACGCTCTCCCGGCGTCCGCTGTCCAGGTCATCAATGACCGCAGTGCTCAGGGCCGGCCCGCGGCTGTCCTGACGCCCGAGGGTGAGCGGCGCTGGCGGCTCAGCTCGGCTTCCTCCGTGGAAGACGCCCTCAGCGTGATCGCCGCCGACGCGATCAGCATCATCGCCGGCGAACGAGATGGAAAATTGGCCTTGTGCGCCTCGCCGACCTGTCAAGCCGCCTTCTTCGACACCAGTCAAAGCCGCACCCGCAAATGGTGTGACATGAACACGTGTGGGAATCGTCAGAAGAAAGCGCGCTTCAATGCCAACCGGCGCAAGGACCCCGGATCGGCGGAGTGA
- a CDS encoding epoxide hydrolase family protein has product MPRPTSDVQAFEAHAPDADLDDLRARLAAARLPEAETVYRAAPGPRRWDQGVPLADLVDVVNYWRTGYDWRSFEERLNRIGQFRTTIDDLGIHFLHRRSARADATPLILTHGWPGSIAEFIDVVDELADPEDADAPAFHVVVPSLPGFGYSDKPATTGWGTEKIAAAWVELMGRLGYREFVAHGGDWGGNITTVLAGRFPAHVLGIHTTFAEGPPGLTTDGLTAVERQWTEETRDFWRNRAAYAKQQATRPQTIGYSLVDSPVGLLAWILDKFAEWSDTEDSPFETISIDRILDDVTLYWLTRTGASAARIYYESHNSLDPELRVDVPAAISMYPRDIEKYPRAWAQERYRQIVRWRSPERGGHFPSLEVREYFVKDLQEGLAAVLAANR; this is encoded by the coding sequence ATGCCCCGTCCGACCAGTGACGTTCAAGCATTCGAAGCCCACGCACCTGACGCCGACCTCGACGATCTGCGCGCGCGACTGGCGGCCGCGCGACTGCCGGAAGCCGAGACGGTCTATCGCGCCGCGCCCGGCCCTCGCCGATGGGACCAGGGCGTTCCGCTCGCCGACCTCGTTGATGTCGTGAACTACTGGCGCACCGGGTACGACTGGCGGTCGTTCGAAGAGCGCCTCAACCGGATCGGCCAGTTCCGCACGACCATTGACGATCTGGGAATCCACTTCCTGCACCGCCGATCCGCGCGCGCGGATGCCACTCCGCTGATCCTGACGCACGGCTGGCCGGGCAGCATTGCCGAGTTCATCGACGTGGTAGACGAGCTGGCAGATCCGGAAGATGCGGACGCGCCGGCGTTCCACGTCGTGGTCCCGTCGTTGCCAGGCTTTGGTTACAGCGACAAACCGGCCACCACCGGATGGGGAACCGAAAAGATCGCGGCCGCCTGGGTGGAACTGATGGGACGGCTCGGCTACCGCGAGTTCGTCGCCCACGGCGGCGACTGGGGAGGCAATATCACCACGGTTCTCGCCGGCCGGTTCCCGGCGCACGTACTCGGCATCCACACCACGTTCGCGGAGGGACCGCCCGGGTTGACCACGGACGGGCTGACCGCGGTCGAGCGCCAGTGGACCGAGGAAACCCGCGATTTCTGGCGCAACCGCGCGGCGTACGCGAAGCAGCAGGCGACCCGGCCGCAGACCATCGGCTACTCGCTCGTCGACTCACCGGTCGGGCTGCTCGCCTGGATCCTGGACAAGTTCGCCGAGTGGTCGGACACCGAAGACAGCCCGTTCGAGACGATTTCGATAGACCGAATTCTCGACGACGTCACCCTGTATTGGCTGACACGGACCGGTGCATCAGCGGCCCGCATCTACTACGAAAGCCACAACTCGCTCGATCCCGAACTCCGGGTCGACGTCCCGGCGGCAATCAGCATGTATCCCCGCGACATCGAGAAGTATCCGCGCGCCTGGGCACAGGAGCGGTACCGGCAGATCGTCCGATGGCGTTCGCCCGAACGCGGGGGACATTTCCCGTCGCTGGAGGTTCGCGAGTATTTCGTCAAAGATCTGCAAGAGGGCCTCGCGGCCGTGCTGGCCGCCAATCGGTGA
- a CDS encoding helix-turn-helix domain-containing protein: MERGNELGDYLRARRDEVTPAATGLPDDGSRRVPGLRRDEVALMAGVSTDYYVRLEQGRERHPSDQVLHAIARALRLDEAAAAHLFQLGLPTPLPAPDPVAEAGPELVRLLDRLDDVPAFAVGSAQDVLAANALAERLYAGFARFDNLLRMIFLDPCAREFYVDWDTASATAVNNLRASAARFPGDRRIEAVVGRLSVRSPAFATLWARYEVRPRTHEDKHFHHPQVGELYLHYEALAVTSAPGQHVSVYSAEPGSPSEDGLILLRQLDAFPDKGNRQL; the protein is encoded by the coding sequence GTGGAACGAGGCAACGAGCTAGGCGACTACCTGAGGGCGCGCCGGGACGAGGTCACCCCGGCGGCGACCGGGCTGCCCGACGACGGTTCACGGCGGGTGCCCGGGCTGCGCCGGGACGAGGTCGCGCTGATGGCCGGAGTGAGCACCGACTACTACGTGCGCCTGGAGCAGGGCCGCGAGCGGCATCCGTCCGACCAAGTCCTGCACGCGATCGCGCGGGCGTTGCGCCTGGACGAAGCCGCGGCCGCGCACCTGTTCCAGCTCGGCCTGCCCACCCCGCTGCCGGCGCCGGACCCGGTGGCCGAGGCCGGTCCGGAACTGGTGCGGTTGCTGGACCGGCTGGACGACGTGCCCGCGTTCGCGGTCGGGTCCGCCCAGGACGTGCTGGCCGCCAACGCGCTGGCCGAGCGGCTCTACGCGGGTTTCGCCCGGTTCGACAACCTGCTCCGGATGATCTTCCTCGATCCGTGCGCCCGCGAGTTCTACGTCGACTGGGATACTGCGTCCGCCACGGCGGTGAACAACCTGCGCGCCTCGGCCGCGCGATTCCCCGGTGACCGCCGGATCGAGGCCGTCGTCGGCCGGCTGAGCGTGCGCAGCCCGGCGTTCGCGACGTTGTGGGCGCGGTACGAGGTCCGCCCGCGCACCCACGAGGACAAGCACTTCCACCATCCCCAGGTCGGGGAGCTGTACCTGCACTACGAAGCGCTGGCCGTGACCAGCGCGCCGGGACAACACGTTTCCGTGTACAGCGCCGAGCCGGGCAGCCCCAGTGAGGACGGGCTGATCCTGCTGCGTCAGCTGGATGCCTTTCCGGACAAGGGAAATCGCCAGCTGTGA
- a CDS encoding alpha/beta fold hydrolase: MLLPYDEAGSGPAVVLLHARPADRSMWRDHLPRLAAAGYRAIALDLPGYGEAVLPDGHGAEPAQDVLSTLDQLGAGRFSLVGNSLGALVALQTAATAPERVEGLVLIGYRPHDQPATEGLDLAWHRERTALAARDLEGAVRVAVETWLGPKASPEIRTHAARMQRGNLLLRQAHGEPPRATDPDLAGLRPLASRTLVAVGEHDLPDFSTGGRALADAIGASGPVVAPSAAHLVPLEQPKWLCVLLQGFLTQPAGQTAA, translated from the coding sequence ATGCTGCTCCCCTACGACGAGGCTGGGTCGGGCCCGGCGGTGGTCCTGCTCCACGCCCGTCCCGCCGACCGCTCCATGTGGCGTGACCACCTGCCGCGCCTGGCCGCCGCCGGTTACCGCGCGATCGCGCTCGACCTGCCCGGCTACGGCGAGGCGGTGCTCCCGGACGGCCACGGGGCCGAGCCCGCGCAGGACGTGCTGAGCACCCTCGACCAGCTCGGGGCCGGCCGCTTCAGCCTGGTCGGCAACTCACTCGGCGCCCTGGTCGCGCTGCAGACCGCGGCAACGGCGCCGGAACGGGTGGAGGGACTGGTGCTCATCGGATACCGCCCCCACGACCAGCCCGCGACGGAAGGCCTCGACCTCGCGTGGCACCGTGAACGAACCGCGCTCGCGGCCCGCGATCTCGAAGGCGCGGTCCGCGTCGCCGTCGAGACCTGGCTCGGGCCCAAGGCTTCCCCGGAAATCCGGACGCACGCCGCCCGGATGCAACGCGGCAACCTGCTCCTGCGGCAAGCCCACGGCGAACCCCCGCGCGCCACTGACCCAGACCTCGCCGGGCTGCGGCCGCTGGCGTCACGAACCCTGGTCGCGGTCGGCGAGCACGACCTGCCGGACTTCTCCACCGGCGGCCGCGCACTGGCCGACGCCATCGGCGCAAGCGGGCCGGTCGTCGCCCCCAGTGCCGCCCACCTGGTCCCGCTGGAACAGCCGAAGTGGCTTTGCGTTCTGCTGCAAGGATTCCTCACCCAACCCGCCGGGCAAACGGCCGCCTGA
- a CDS encoding TrmH family RNA methyltransferase, with product MEVIDSIKDPRISAARALGTRPGRLAAGRCLVEGIGLIRQALAAGAEVDYVLRSATAAEAALPGVTVHVVRDGLLRKVTGSAKPVDWLAVAVLPAETGPAEPYGDFAVVCEQVADPGNLGTIVRTARALGVRDVVVTDPATDLSSRRVLDAARGAVLGCRVRRFDTTEDALKALRDNGFQIVVTSPRGSHVQSMAPLRGRKVALVVGNETEGVTPETLAGADLAVRIPMAGAVESLNVGVATGISIYELRMRMILTMLTDRIRDSLGRNLGVTAQLVRAAFDAQPGEFGELDSAQVVLLMVVVCERSTPVDQLRRDLGATEDELAELVRPLRERGYLTGDGDAVTITRDGEQAVAALWTVQERVEEDLYAGFTPAERDQLHELLGRVRQNAIRLRAATAAGGPELG from the coding sequence GTGGAAGTCATCGACTCGATCAAGGACCCGAGGATCAGCGCGGCGCGGGCGCTGGGCACGCGGCCCGGCCGGCTGGCCGCCGGGCGATGCCTGGTCGAGGGGATCGGGTTGATCCGGCAGGCGCTGGCCGCCGGGGCCGAAGTGGACTACGTGCTGCGGTCGGCCACGGCGGCGGAGGCGGCGCTGCCCGGGGTGACCGTGCACGTGGTGCGGGACGGCTTGCTGCGCAAGGTGACCGGCAGCGCGAAGCCGGTCGACTGGCTGGCGGTGGCCGTGCTGCCCGCGGAGACCGGGCCGGCTGAGCCGTACGGGGACTTCGCGGTGGTGTGCGAGCAGGTGGCCGATCCGGGCAACCTCGGCACCATCGTGCGCACCGCGCGAGCCCTGGGTGTGCGGGACGTCGTGGTCACCGACCCGGCGACGGACCTGTCCTCCCGGCGGGTGCTGGACGCGGCTCGCGGCGCGGTGCTCGGCTGCCGGGTCCGCCGGTTCGACACTACCGAGGACGCGCTGAAAGCGTTGCGGGACAATGGTTTTCAGATCGTGGTGACCTCGCCGCGGGGCAGCCACGTGCAGTCCATGGCGCCGCTGCGCGGACGGAAGGTCGCCCTCGTCGTCGGCAACGAGACCGAAGGCGTCACGCCGGAGACGCTGGCCGGCGCCGATCTGGCGGTGCGGATCCCGATGGCCGGCGCGGTCGAGTCGCTCAACGTCGGCGTGGCCACCGGTATCAGCATCTACGAGCTGCGGATGAGGATGATCCTGACCATGTTGACCGACCGGATCCGGGACAGCCTCGGCCGCAATCTCGGCGTTACCGCGCAACTGGTCCGCGCGGCCTTCGACGCGCAGCCGGGTGAGTTCGGCGAGCTGGACAGCGCGCAGGTGGTGCTGTTGATGGTGGTGGTCTGCGAGCGCAGCACGCCGGTCGACCAGCTGCGGCGGGACCTCGGCGCGACCGAGGACGAACTCGCCGAACTGGTGCGTCCGTTGCGGGAGCGCGGATATCTGACCGGAGACGGCGACGCGGTGACCATCACCCGCGACGGGGAACAGGCCGTCGCTGCATTGTGGACGGTGCAGGAGCGGGTGGAGGAAGACCTCTACGCCGGGTTCACTCCGGCCGAACGCGATCAGTTGCACGAGCTGCTCGGCCGCGTCCGGCAGAACGCGATCCGCTTGCGTGCGGCGACGGCTGCGGGTGGTCCCGAGCTGGGCTGA
- a CDS encoding AfsR/SARP family transcriptional regulator: MGEPEDGTVGYPAVPEAGGPDPAGDLSEPLRVAVLGAMLVYRDGREVSAGPPQQQAMLAYLLLQSGHTVSARQIVDAVWEFPPAGGGIRTLRTYAWRLRRLLEPDPSQPRVLVSHGDGYRFLVPPDALDVQRAETLIRRAATARGEGLLRQACALLTEALGLWRGEPLAGVPGPFAEMQRDRLGELRLVALEEQLDLQLRLDGEMFATSALTELTAAYPLRERPHGLLMRALQLAGRQADALAVYARFRRRIVDELGVEPGPELAAVHAAILAGGTGHGEREANGGEPAEDTETGDAAASEDAPATAPPERSVRAPLPVPRQLPPTLPDFVGRTAGLYRLLALLTETGRDTPAVVAVAGMGGIGKTSLALCAAHRVRSAYPDGQLHADLGGEGENPAGPSTVLAGFLTSLGIAPEAVPERLEDRRALLRSLLDGRRVLLVLDNVRDAAQVRDMIPSSPECGVILTTRAVPVGLPLTAHLALDAFAPEEALDLLVAVIGAERVAAEPAQARRLVQACGLLPLAVRIVANRLSARPGWTIRALADRVDNERRRLSELRVGDLAIGAVFELSYQQLSLAQALAFRLLSVPGAATVSLGSAAALLGAPEATAELLLESLVDAALLESPEPGRYHYHALVRAYAAQRAAERPDEEADVALRALLEHLLATSCAALAHVVPGDPVANLVGPLPMPGLTFPDIHAARTWANEEFEIVTAVARRAAASPSTRDPGRLRVAADLLLCTSPLSHDTRYPRLADTADLVREAAQRCGDEPSAARALLILAIAALRASRPAEAARHARAAVEISRRTGERDILRQALNDLGVACQYLRRFEEALACYDESVALARELGHRSAEAATTLNAGLARVRSGRAAEAVPSCESALALTDSLGDRPGKASGHYVLGLALHELGRYDEAVAHFTACLVTSRASSLPDRASQSLYRLAETLRVMGRYDEAEKYAAESVENCEELGIERDLAHALTVLGRTLGQRGETDAALAHLRRAHTLFVRLGLPDADDVLALLNEADDRLVG, encoded by the coding sequence GTGGGAGAGCCGGAAGACGGCACCGTCGGCTACCCGGCCGTCCCGGAAGCCGGCGGACCGGATCCCGCGGGCGACCTCTCCGAACCGTTGCGGGTCGCCGTACTGGGCGCGATGCTCGTGTACCGGGACGGCCGTGAGGTCAGCGCGGGGCCGCCGCAGCAGCAGGCCATGCTCGCGTACCTGCTCCTGCAGTCGGGCCACACCGTCTCGGCCCGGCAGATCGTGGACGCCGTCTGGGAGTTCCCGCCGGCCGGCGGCGGCATCCGCACCCTCCGCACTTACGCCTGGCGGCTGCGGCGGCTGCTGGAACCCGATCCGTCCCAGCCACGCGTGCTGGTTTCGCACGGTGACGGCTACCGGTTCCTCGTCCCGCCGGACGCGCTGGACGTGCAGCGCGCCGAAACGTTGATCCGCCGCGCCGCGACGGCTCGTGGCGAGGGGCTGCTGAGACAGGCCTGCGCGCTGCTCACCGAGGCCCTCGGCCTGTGGCGGGGGGAGCCGCTGGCCGGCGTGCCGGGGCCGTTCGCCGAGATGCAGCGGGACCGGCTCGGCGAGCTGCGCCTCGTGGCGCTGGAGGAGCAGCTCGACCTTCAGCTCCGCCTCGACGGCGAGATGTTCGCGACCTCGGCGCTGACCGAGCTCACGGCCGCGTACCCCCTGCGCGAACGTCCGCACGGGCTGCTGATGCGCGCGCTGCAGCTGGCCGGCCGCCAGGCCGACGCGCTCGCGGTGTACGCCCGCTTCCGCCGCCGGATCGTCGACGAGCTCGGCGTGGAGCCGGGCCCGGAACTGGCCGCCGTGCACGCCGCCATCCTGGCCGGGGGGACCGGCCACGGCGAGCGGGAGGCGAACGGCGGGGAACCGGCCGAAGACACCGAAACCGGGGACGCGGCAGCGAGCGAGGACGCCCCCGCCACCGCGCCGCCGGAGAGATCGGTGCGGGCGCCCCTGCCCGTGCCCCGCCAGCTGCCGCCCACCCTCCCGGACTTCGTCGGCCGCACCGCGGGCCTGTACCGGCTGCTCGCGCTGTTGACCGAAACCGGGCGGGACACCCCGGCCGTCGTGGCGGTGGCCGGGATGGGGGGCATCGGCAAGACGTCGCTCGCCCTGTGCGCCGCGCACCGGGTCCGCTCGGCCTACCCCGACGGGCAGCTGCACGCCGACCTGGGCGGGGAGGGGGAGAACCCGGCCGGGCCGAGCACCGTGCTGGCCGGGTTCCTGACCTCGCTGGGCATCGCGCCCGAGGCGGTGCCCGAGCGGCTGGAGGACCGGCGTGCGCTCCTGCGCTCCCTGCTGGACGGCCGGCGGGTGCTGCTGGTGCTGGACAACGTCCGTGACGCGGCCCAGGTCAGGGACATGATCCCCAGCTCGCCGGAGTGCGGGGTCATCCTCACGACGCGGGCCGTGCCGGTCGGGCTGCCGCTCACGGCCCACCTCGCCCTGGACGCCTTCGCCCCCGAAGAAGCACTCGACCTGCTGGTCGCGGTGATCGGCGCCGAGCGGGTCGCGGCCGAGCCGGCCCAGGCCCGCCGCCTGGTCCAGGCGTGCGGGCTGCTGCCGCTGGCCGTGCGCATCGTGGCGAACCGCCTGTCGGCCCGGCCCGGCTGGACCATCCGGGCACTGGCGGACCGGGTGGACAACGAGCGCCGCCGGCTCAGCGAACTGCGGGTGGGCGACCTCGCCATCGGGGCCGTCTTCGAGCTGAGTTACCAGCAGCTGTCCCTCGCCCAGGCGCTGGCGTTCCGGCTCCTGTCCGTCCCCGGCGCGGCGACCGTCTCGCTCGGCTCGGCGGCCGCCCTGCTCGGCGCGCCGGAGGCCACCGCGGAACTCCTGCTGGAGTCGTTGGTGGACGCGGCGTTGCTGGAGTCACCGGAGCCCGGCCGCTACCACTATCACGCCCTGGTGCGGGCCTACGCCGCGCAGCGCGCCGCCGAGCGGCCGGACGAAGAGGCCGACGTCGCCCTGCGCGCGCTGCTCGAGCACCTGCTGGCCACCTCGTGCGCGGCGCTGGCCCACGTCGTCCCGGGGGATCCGGTCGCGAACCTGGTGGGGCCCCTGCCCATGCCGGGGCTGACGTTCCCCGACATCCACGCCGCCCGGACCTGGGCGAACGAAGAATTCGAGATCGTCACGGCGGTCGCGCGCCGCGCCGCGGCCTCGCCGAGCACCCGGGATCCCGGACGGCTGCGTGTCGCCGCGGACCTCCTGCTGTGCACCAGCCCGCTCAGCCACGACACGCGTTACCCCCGGCTCGCCGACACCGCGGACCTGGTGCGCGAGGCCGCGCAACGCTGCGGCGACGAGCCCAGCGCGGCCCGGGCGTTGCTGATCCTCGCCATCGCGGCGCTGCGCGCTTCCCGCCCGGCCGAAGCCGCCCGGCACGCCCGCGCGGCCGTCGAAATCTCCCGCCGCACCGGCGAACGGGACATCTTGCGGCAGGCGCTCAACGATCTCGGCGTGGCCTGCCAGTACCTGCGCCGTTTCGAGGAAGCACTGGCCTGTTACGACGAGTCCGTCGCGCTGGCCCGCGAGCTCGGCCACCGTTCGGCGGAGGCGGCGACCACGTTGAACGCCGGACTGGCCAGGGTCCGCAGCGGGCGCGCCGCCGAGGCGGTGCCCTCGTGCGAGTCCGCGCTGGCACTGACCGACAGCCTCGGCGACCGGCCGGGCAAGGCCTCCGGGCACTACGTCCTGGGCCTGGCCCTGCACGAGCTCGGGCGGTACGACGAGGCCGTCGCGCACTTCACGGCCTGCTTGGTCACCAGCCGGGCTTCCAGCCTGCCGGACCGCGCGTCGCAGTCGCTGTACCGGCTCGCGGAAACCTTGCGGGTGATGGGACGGTACGACGAGGCGGAGAAGTACGCCGCCGAATCCGTTGAGAATTGCGAAGAACTCGGCATCGAACGGGACCTCGCCCACGCACTCACCGTGCTCGGGCGAACACTGGGCCAGCGCGGCGAAACCGACGCGGCACTGGCCCACCTGCGGCGTGCGCACACGCTGTTCGTCCGCCTCGGCCTGCCCGACGCCGACGACGTGCTGGCCCTGCTCAACGAAGCAGACGACCGGCTCGTCGGGTGA
- a CDS encoding GNAT family N-acetyltransferase, with protein MDFPTAYDASADGLLLRPYRVADVPSLVTNGRDPETRAFMAGTPADLTTKGMLEWVREIGSRPSPDPDRLSYAVADPATDELLGGAVIHVTRRRDVAELSFWVCEDVRDRGVGTRVARALSEFCFSQGIHRVELVIRADDIPSQHLAKAVGFQREAQLREVLPGSGAGFGANSGRQDGELWARLRTDA; from the coding sequence ATGGACTTTCCCACCGCCTACGACGCTTCGGCGGACGGACTGCTCCTGCGCCCCTACCGCGTGGCGGACGTGCCCAGCCTGGTGACCAACGGCCGTGACCCGGAGACCCGCGCCTTCATGGCGGGCACCCCGGCCGACCTGACCACCAAGGGCATGCTGGAGTGGGTGCGGGAGATCGGTTCCCGGCCGTCGCCCGACCCGGACCGGCTCAGCTACGCGGTGGCCGACCCAGCCACGGACGAACTACTGGGCGGCGCGGTCATCCACGTGACGCGGCGCCGCGACGTCGCCGAGCTCAGCTTCTGGGTCTGTGAAGACGTTCGCGACCGGGGCGTCGGGACCCGCGTGGCGCGCGCGTTGAGCGAATTCTGCTTCTCCCAGGGAATCCACCGGGTCGAGCTGGTCATCCGGGCGGACGACATTCCCAGCCAGCATTTGGCGAAGGCCGTCGGCTTCCAGCGCGAGGCGCAGCTGCGCGAGGTCCTGCCCGGGTCCGGCGCCGGCTTCGGCGCGAACTCCGGACGACAGGACGGCGAACTCTGGGCGCGCCTGCGCACCGACGCGTAA